One genomic segment of Dehalococcoidia bacterium includes these proteins:
- the rpoC gene encoding DNA-directed RNA polymerase subunit beta', with protein sequence MTTKSSSDFNSIRISLASPDQIKAWSYGEVTKPETINYRTLRPEKDGLFCEKIFGPTKDWECYCGKYKKIRYKGVICDRCGVEVTRAKVRRERMGHIKLAAPVAHIWFSKSTPSRLGLLLDVSPKNLERVLYFAQYIVTEINDNEKLDAINFFKQDSEQKIGEIKSRLANILESKEYLEELERLEIKVKKSDAKKPEKLEELIKNTYEEIINDEETKTEETIQDLESLEVMQLLTEAKYREYRDKFGPVFVAEMGAEAILKILKEFDLDKATAELIEEIRQTSGQRRKKAIKRLRVIESFKQSGNKPEWMILTILPVLPPELHPMVQLDGGRFATSDLNDLYRRVINRNNRLKHLLDLQAPEIIIRNEKRMLQEAVDALVDNGRRGRPILGSHNHKLKSLTDLLRGKQGRFRQNLLGKRVDYSGRSVIISGPQLKLDECGLPKKMALELFKPFVMNSLVVKGYAHNIKSAKRLAEKSQPEIWDILEEVIKDHPVLLNRAPTLHRLGIQAFQPVLVEGSAIQLHPLVCTAFNADFDGDQMAVHVPLSRESVLEAKKIMLSTNNMLAPRSGEPIVAPNLDMVLGIYYLTGVDNQSDDNKKMSFNSKESAIFAYETETLGLRDTIVVKINDEFIETTIGRILWNNIIPEELGFRNIQFTKSTIEDLVSECYGILGKDVTTLVLDDIKDIGFKFATQSGTTIAIKDIVTPPQKQSLLSSADQKIRRLDEQYMEGMITETERYQSSISVWEDVSKKMETAVSDSLPNYAGIYSMADSGAKGNLAQIKQMAGMRGLMSDPKGRIIELPIRSSFAEGLSVMEYFISTHGARKGLADTALRTADSGYLTRRLADVAQDLIINKEEDEGAVGIKITKDTDGMGSTLSDRIVSRFPSIPVTHPETGEVICDTDTIISPQIAKDIETAGIEEVWCYSPLSSNAKKGISQKSYGASLATGKTAMMGEAVGIIAAQSIGEPGTQLTMRTFHTGGIAGSDITSGLPRVIELFEARIPKGVSILSEISGIVKLGNVGDLRVVRVANTEKNSITTQIPDTHRAIVKSGQRIGVGESITSIKKSLVSKLKNDENFEQLSQDIVAPYEGLVTVTKGEITITWEDENEREYAIPAASELLVSDGQKIIAGDPITSGPKNPHEILRIQGVEEVQAYLVSEVQTVYRSQGVHIHDKHIEVILRQMLRKIRIENAGDTGLLPGELIDKFDFDELNAKMLEENKEPAEAIPVLLGVTRASLVTDSFLAAASFQETARVLTEAAVNGSVDQLSGLKENVIIGRLIPARMDQSPEGLELLGIDKDNSMLEGDSLTGMTEAPATFEEALAAIANDDSEESIENLVSETTDNVSSDNKNQTDLSEELDLGEIDLGEVDLDEVDLDEDIDENLDKK encoded by the coding sequence ATGACAACTAAATCATCCTCAGATTTTAATTCAATAAGGATCTCACTTGCATCACCTGATCAAATTAAGGCCTGGTCTTATGGAGAAGTTACAAAGCCAGAAACCATTAATTATAGAACCCTAAGACCAGAAAAAGATGGTTTGTTTTGTGAAAAAATCTTTGGTCCAACGAAAGACTGGGAATGTTACTGTGGTAAATATAAAAAAATACGTTATAAAGGCGTGATTTGTGACAGATGTGGAGTTGAAGTAACAAGAGCAAAGGTTAGAAGAGAAAGAATGGGTCACATAAAACTAGCTGCACCTGTTGCTCATATTTGGTTTTCAAAAAGCACTCCTTCAAGACTAGGCTTGTTATTAGATGTTTCTCCCAAAAATCTAGAAAGAGTCCTTTATTTTGCACAATATATAGTTACAGAAATTAATGACAATGAAAAATTAGACGCAATAAATTTTTTCAAGCAAGATTCAGAACAGAAGATAGGTGAAATAAAGTCAAGGCTTGCAAATATATTAGAATCGAAAGAATATCTGGAGGAATTAGAAAGACTTGAAATTAAAGTAAAAAAATCTGATGCGAAAAAACCTGAAAAACTAGAAGAACTTATAAAAAATACTTATGAAGAAATTATTAATGATGAAGAAACAAAAACTGAAGAAACCATTCAAGACCTTGAGTCTCTTGAGGTAATGCAACTTCTTACTGAAGCTAAATATAGAGAGTATAGAGATAAATTTGGTCCAGTTTTTGTTGCTGAAATGGGAGCTGAAGCTATACTAAAAATTCTCAAAGAATTTGATCTTGATAAAGCTACAGCTGAATTAATCGAAGAAATAAGACAGACCTCTGGTCAGAGAAGAAAAAAAGCAATCAAAAGACTAAGAGTGATTGAAAGCTTCAAGCAAAGTGGTAACAAGCCAGAGTGGATGATACTAACAATATTGCCGGTTCTTCCTCCCGAGCTTCATCCTATGGTTCAGCTTGATGGAGGTAGATTCGCTACTTCAGATTTAAATGATCTTTACCGAAGAGTTATAAACAGAAATAATAGATTAAAGCATCTTTTAGACCTTCAAGCTCCTGAAATAATAATTAGAAATGAAAAAAGAATGCTACAAGAAGCTGTTGATGCCTTGGTAGATAATGGAAGAAGAGGCAGGCCAATTCTTGGTTCTCACAACCATAAACTAAAATCTCTTACAGATTTGTTAAGAGGTAAACAAGGAAGATTTAGGCAAAATCTACTTGGAAAAAGAGTAGATTATTCGGGAAGATCCGTAATTATATCTGGACCACAATTAAAATTAGACGAATGCGGTCTTCCAAAGAAAATGGCCCTAGAGTTATTTAAACCTTTTGTTATGAACTCCCTAGTTGTCAAAGGTTATGCTCATAATATTAAATCAGCTAAAAGACTCGCAGAAAAATCCCAGCCTGAAATTTGGGATATTTTAGAAGAAGTTATAAAAGATCATCCTGTTTTACTTAACAGAGCGCCAACACTTCATAGGTTAGGAATTCAAGCCTTTCAACCAGTTTTAGTTGAAGGATCTGCAATACAATTACATCCTTTAGTTTGCACAGCTTTTAATGCTGATTTTGATGGCGACCAAATGGCGGTACATGTTCCTCTTTCAAGAGAATCTGTTCTGGAAGCAAAAAAAATAATGCTATCAACAAATAATATGCTTGCCCCTAGGTCTGGAGAGCCAATCGTAGCTCCAAACTTAGATATGGTCTTGGGTATATACTATCTAACGGGAGTTGATAATCAATCAGATGATAATAAAAAAATGAGTTTCAACTCCAAAGAGTCTGCAATTTTTGCATATGAAACTGAAACTCTTGGACTCAGAGATACAATTGTTGTAAAAATTAATGATGAGTTTATTGAAACAACGATTGGTAGGATACTTTGGAATAATATCATTCCTGAAGAATTAGGTTTTAGAAACATTCAGTTCACCAAATCAACTATAGAGGATTTAGTATCTGAGTGCTATGGAATCTTGGGAAAAGATGTTACTACATTAGTTCTTGATGATATTAAGGACATTGGTTTTAAGTTCGCAACGCAATCAGGCACAACTATAGCTATAAAAGATATTGTTACACCTCCTCAAAAGCAATCTTTACTTTCTTCTGCAGATCAGAAGATTCGAAGGTTAGATGAACAATACATGGAGGGTATGATAACTGAGACTGAGAGATATCAAAGTTCAATTAGTGTTTGGGAAGATGTATCGAAAAAAATGGAAACTGCAGTTTCTGACTCACTCCCCAATTATGCAGGAATCTATTCCATGGCAGATTCTGGTGCTAAAGGTAACTTAGCCCAAATAAAACAAATGGCAGGTATGAGAGGCCTTATGTCAGATCCCAAAGGTAGAATTATTGAACTTCCAATCAGGTCTTCATTTGCTGAAGGACTTAGTGTTATGGAATATTTTATTTCTACACATGGAGCAAGAAAAGGTTTGGCAGATACTGCGCTTAGAACTGCTGATTCAGGTTACCTTACAAGAAGACTTGCTGATGTTGCTCAAGATCTCATTATTAACAAAGAAGAAGACGAAGGAGCTGTTGGTATAAAAATAACAAAAGATACAGACGGAATGGGAAGTACTTTATCTGACAGAATAGTTAGTAGGTTCCCATCAATACCTGTAACTCATCCAGAAACCGGAGAGGTTATCTGTGACACAGATACAATAATTAGTCCCCAAATAGCTAAAGATATTGAAACAGCCGGAATCGAAGAAGTTTGGTGCTACTCTCCATTATCATCTAATGCTAAAAAAGGAATTTCTCAAAAAAGCTATGGAGCATCATTAGCAACTGGAAAAACGGCAATGATGGGCGAAGCAGTTGGTATTATTGCCGCTCAATCTATTGGGGAGCCGGGTACACAGCTAACAATGAGAACATTCCATACTGGTGGTATTGCTGGATCTGACATTACTTCTGGTCTTCCAAGAGTAATAGAACTATTTGAAGCCAGAATACCTAAAGGTGTTTCAATCCTGTCAGAAATATCTGGAATAGTAAAACTTGGAAATGTTGGAGATTTGAGGGTAGTTAGAGTTGCAAATACAGAAAAAAATTCTATAACTACTCAAATACCAGATACTCACAGGGCTATAGTTAAGTCAGGGCAAAGAATAGGTGTAGGAGAATCTATAACTTCCATAAAAAAATCTTTGGTATCAAAACTAAAGAATGATGAAAATTTCGAGCAGCTATCACAAGATATTGTTGCTCCCTATGAAGGGCTTGTAACAGTAACTAAAGGTGAAATAACTATTACTTGGGAAGATGAGAATGAAAGAGAATATGCAATACCTGCAGCATCAGAGCTATTGGTATCTGATGGACAAAAAATTATAGCGGGTGACCCAATAACCTCTGGTCCCAAAAATCCTCATGAAATATTAAGAATCCAAGGAGTGGAAGAAGTACAAGCTTATCTTGTCTCTGAAGTTCAAACAGTTTATAGATCTCAGGGAGTTCATATTCATGATAAACATATTGAAGTTATTCTTAGGCAGATGCTAAGAAAAATTAGAATTGAAAACGCTGGTGATACTGGTTTACTTCCTGGAGAATTAATAGATAAGTTTGACTTTGATGAGTTAAATGCAAAAATGTTAGAAGAAAATAAGGAGCCTGCTGAAGCGATACCTGTATTACTTGGAGTAACCAGAGCTTCTCTAGTTACAGATTCATTTTTAGCTGCAGCTAGTTTCCAAGAAACTGCGAGGGTACTAACTGAAGCTGCTGTAAATGGTTCAGTTGATCAACTGTCTGGATTAAAAGAAAATGTTATTATTGGAAGGCTAATACCTGCTAGAATGGATCAATCTCCCGAAGGTTTAGAGCTTTTAGGAATTGACAAAGATAATTCAATGCTGGAAGGTGATAGCCTTACTGGAATGACTGAAGCTCCAGCTACATTTGAAGAGGCATTAGCTGCTATAGCTAACGATGATTCTGAGGAATCTATAGAAAATTTAGTTTCAGAAACAACAGATAATGTTTCATCGGATAATAAAAATCAGACAGATTTATCTGAAGAACTAGATCTTGGTGAAATTGACCTTGGTGAAGTTGACCTTGATGAAGTTGACCTTGATGAAGATATAGATGAAAACCTAGATAAGAAATAG
- a CDS encoding site-specific DNA-methyltransferase has translation MTSNTLEIFQSDNITILNKLESNSIDLIYIDPPFNTGKVQSRTRIKTKRSLNGDRIGFKGYSYKTEILGEQNYKDIFDDYIGFLEKRILESKRILKREGSFFLHLDYREIHYAKILCDKIFGRESFVNEIIWSYDYGARSKKKWSTKHDNILWYAMNPKKYTFNYDSIDRIPYMAPGLVGPEKAAKGKPPTDSWWQTIVSPNSREKTGYPTQKPIAIMNRIIKVHSNENDKILDFFAGSGSTGEAAIENNRNAILIDNNPQAISTMKNRFKNHKNVIFYENL, from the coding sequence ATGACATCTAACACATTAGAAATTTTTCAATCAGATAATATTACTATCTTAAATAAATTAGAATCAAATTCTATAGATCTTATATACATAGATCCCCCATTCAATACCGGCAAAGTACAATCAAGAACTAGGATAAAAACAAAAAGATCCTTAAATGGAGATAGGATTGGATTTAAAGGCTATTCATACAAAACTGAAATTCTAGGTGAACAAAATTATAAAGATATTTTTGATGACTATATAGGTTTTTTAGAAAAAAGAATTTTAGAATCGAAGCGTATATTAAAAAGAGAAGGTAGTTTTTTTTTACATTTAGACTATAGAGAAATTCATTATGCAAAAATTCTATGCGATAAAATTTTTGGAAGAGAATCGTTTGTAAATGAAATTATCTGGTCTTACGATTATGGAGCAAGAAGTAAAAAAAAATGGTCAACAAAGCATGATAATATTCTTTGGTATGCAATGAATCCTAAAAAATATACATTTAATTATGATTCTATTGACAGAATACCATATATGGCACCAGGTTTAGTGGGACCAGAAAAAGCAGCAAAAGGTAAGCCACCTACTGATTCTTGGTGGCAAACAATAGTTAGTCCAAATAGTAGAGAAAAAACAGGCTACCCTACACAAAAACCCATTGCAATTATGAATAGAATAATAAAAGTCCACTCTAATGAAAATGATAAGATTTTGGATTTTTTTGCTGGATCAGGCTCTACAGGTGAGGCGGCTATAGAAAATAATAGAAATGCGATTCTTATTGATAATAACCCTCAAGCAATTTCAACTATGAAAAATAGATTTAAGAATCATAAAAATGTAATATTTTATGAAAATTTATGA
- a CDS encoding DUF1289 domain-containing protein codes for MKDISSPCIKHCTYDYSNSFCTGCLRSKEEISKWIYLSEESRLEIMKLIPTRRNRLDNL; via the coding sequence ATGAAAGACATTTCTTCCCCTTGTATCAAACATTGCACTTATGATTATAGTAATAGTTTTTGTACTGGGTGCCTAAGATCTAAAGAAGAAATTTCTAAATGGATCTATCTTAGTGAAGAATCAAGATTAGAAATAATGAAATTAATCCCAACAAGAAGAAATAGGCTTGATAATTTATGA
- a CDS encoding dihydrodipicolinate synthase family protein, with product MKNKKIVGAMVAVATPFNDDFSVDYSSFEKNIKFMIRRGLSEGNATLLIGGAGGEHPALNVDERIKLMEVAVNSAENKIPVLTSIQHTDWREINKMARSAEELGIFGCQLGPTYYYMPTRNDVLDLFNSVSDHSRVNLMIYHTWWDGFVMDFELLDKLIEIPNVNSIKWSHGAIDKFREGLTRYSKDVSMIDNSGNHVLSHIYGASGFITHLSSFWPEYPNSIWEALESNNYEKARDLLLGFKFEWINWVRKVVQQTGGEGPFIKVAMELVGLKAGPPRPPSRIPSQELINELDKILSKYKVPREN from the coding sequence ATGAAAAATAAAAAAATAGTTGGAGCAATGGTAGCAGTTGCAACTCCTTTTAATGATGATTTTTCTGTAGATTATAGTTCTTTTGAAAAGAATATAAAATTTATGATAAGAAGAGGTTTGAGTGAAGGTAATGCTACTTTATTGATTGGTGGAGCCGGAGGTGAGCACCCTGCTTTGAATGTAGATGAAAGGATAAAACTAATGGAAGTAGCAGTTAATTCTGCTGAAAATAAAATTCCTGTTCTTACATCAATTCAGCATACTGATTGGAGAGAAATAAATAAAATGGCTAGGTCTGCTGAAGAATTAGGTATTTTTGGATGCCAGCTTGGTCCTACTTATTACTATATGCCCACTAGAAATGATGTGCTAGACCTATTTAACAGCGTTTCCGACCACTCTAGAGTCAACCTAATGATTTATCATACTTGGTGGGATGGATTTGTTATGGATTTTGAATTATTAGATAAGTTAATAGAAATACCTAATGTTAATTCAATCAAATGGAGTCATGGTGCTATTGATAAATTTAGAGAAGGACTAACTAGATACTCGAAAGATGTATCTATGATTGATAATTCTGGTAATCATGTTTTAAGTCATATCTATGGAGCATCAGGCTTCATTACTCACCTAAGTAGTTTTTGGCCCGAATACCCAAATTCAATTTGGGAAGCCCTAGAATCAAATAATTATGAAAAAGCTAGAGATTTACTGCTGGGATTTAAGTTTGAATGGATTAATTGGGTAAGAAAGGTAGTCCAGCAAACTGGTGGTGAAGGGCCTTTTATTAAGGTTGCAATGGAACTAGTTGGACTTAAAGCTGGGCCACCAAGACCTCCATCTAGAATACCATCACAAGAACTAATAAATGAGTTAGATAAAATATTATCAAAATATAAGGTTCCAAGAGAAAATTAA
- the thrS gene encoding threonine--tRNA ligase, producing the protein MDNMTTENIEEYRHKLRHSAAHLLAEAVLKRHPEAKLAIGPPINDGFFYDFDIDKTFSPQDLATIERDMKRSIKRNTKFERREISKNEALDIYKNNPYKLEIINSMPEDEVITEYSHSDGKFIDLCEGGHADKTGDIKAIKLLSTAGAYWRGDEKNKMLQRIYGTAWESEELQKDYLDKRQKALESDHRKLGVSLDLFFLDPISPANPFFLPNGAFVYNKLIEFVRNLYEKYDYKEVITPQLFSTDLWKQSGHYDFYLDNMYMMEIDDNEVGIKPMNCPAHAVIYRSTLRSYRDLPLRLADFGRLHRYERSGVTHGLTRVRSFSQDDAHIFCSREDAGNEIKKFLEMLRESYTAFGFEEPRLTLSLRPEKRAGDDEIWDLAEQQLREVLSEFDENFEEIEGEGAFYGPKIDIFIPDVMGREWQLGTAQMDFSLPERFNLEFINSKGEKERPVVIHRAMLGSIERFIGILLEHTSGDLPFWLAPNQVNIIPISEKHLSYANKLCNELLERKFRVLVDDSNERLGQKIRNSELKKIPVMIIVGDKEIETKSGSVRTRKYGDLGSLDKNKLIEKLLTF; encoded by the coding sequence ATGGATAATATGACAACAGAAAATATTGAAGAATATAGGCATAAACTTAGACATTCAGCTGCTCATTTATTAGCAGAAGCTGTATTAAAAAGACACCCAGAAGCTAAATTGGCCATAGGACCTCCAATAAATGATGGTTTCTTTTATGACTTTGATATAGATAAAACTTTTTCTCCTCAAGATTTAGCAACCATAGAAAGAGATATGAAAAGATCTATAAAAAGGAATACTAAATTTGAGAGAAGAGAAATATCTAAAAATGAAGCGTTAGATATATATAAAAATAATCCCTATAAATTAGAGATCATTAATTCTATGCCTGAGGATGAAGTTATAACTGAATACAGTCATTCTGACGGGAAATTTATAGATTTATGCGAAGGGGGACACGCAGATAAAACTGGAGATATCAAGGCTATAAAACTTTTATCTACTGCTGGTGCATACTGGAGAGGTGATGAGAAAAACAAAATGCTTCAGAGAATTTATGGAACAGCCTGGGAATCAGAGGAGCTACAAAAAGATTATCTAGATAAAAGACAAAAAGCCTTAGAAAGTGATCATAGAAAATTAGGAGTTTCTCTTGATTTATTTTTTCTTGATCCGATAAGTCCCGCAAATCCATTTTTTTTGCCTAATGGAGCATTTGTTTACAATAAATTGATAGAATTTGTAAGAAATCTCTATGAGAAATATGATTATAAAGAAGTTATAACCCCTCAATTATTTTCAACAGATCTTTGGAAACAATCTGGTCATTATGATTTCTATTTAGATAATATGTATATGATGGAGATTGATGATAATGAAGTAGGGATAAAGCCTATGAATTGTCCTGCTCATGCTGTGATTTATAGATCTACATTAAGATCCTATAGAGATCTACCTCTCAGGTTGGCAGATTTTGGTAGATTACACCGATACGAAAGATCAGGAGTAACACATGGATTAACAAGAGTAAGGTCATTTTCACAAGATGATGCTCATATATTTTGTTCTAGGGAAGATGCAGGAAATGAAATCAAAAAATTTCTTGAGATGCTAAGAGAATCATACACAGCTTTTGGATTTGAAGAACCCCGCCTTACTCTTTCACTAAGGCCAGAAAAGAGAGCTGGGGATGATGAAATTTGGGATTTGGCTGAACAGCAATTAAGAGAAGTACTTAGTGAATTTGATGAAAATTTCGAAGAGATTGAGGGAGAAGGAGCCTTTTATGGGCCGAAAATAGATATTTTTATTCCAGACGTTATGGGAAGAGAATGGCAACTAGGAACAGCTCAAATGGATTTCTCATTACCAGAAAGATTTAATTTAGAATTTATAAATAGTAAAGGTGAAAAAGAAAGGCCCGTTGTAATACATAGGGCTATGCTTGGATCAATAGAAAGATTTATTGGTATATTACTTGAACATACCAGTGGAGATCTTCCATTTTGGCTAGCGCCTAATCAAGTAAATATAATCCCTATATCCGAAAAGCATTTAAGTTATGCAAATAAGTTATGTAACGAATTATTAGAAAGAAAATTTAGAGTTTTGGTTGATGATTCTAACGAAAGATTAGGTCAAAAGATAAGAAATAGTGAACTTAAAAAAATTCCTGTGATGATTATAGTTGGAGATAAGGAAATAGAAACAAAATCAGGATCAGTCAGAACAAGGAAATATGGAGATTTAGGAAGTTTAGATAAAAATAAGCTTATAGAAAAGCTCTTAACTTTTTAA
- a CDS encoding citrate (Si)-synthase produces the protein MADSDISLNRGLQGIYLDRTNTTFIDGKEGVLEYSGYNIHDLAENSTFEETSYLLMYGNLPNTTQLEEFDKSLKSYRKLPQKTYDIIDIVKDSHPMDVLRTAISSLSSFDEDRDDFSEEATIRKGIKLTSQVPIIVMAHNRMRKGLDPIESSDNLSHAANFLYMLQGEEPSEDTARLMDIDFVVHADHGCNASAFTTRVVTGTKADFYGSITAGIAALSGPSHGGAAEGVMELVKDVGTADNAENHVKNLLASRERVMGFGHRVYKAADPRAKHLKEGVKNLSEEKGETEWYDILLAVQEAMTPYARRGIHANVDFFAGAVYYLLGIPKDLFIPIFAVGRIPGWTIQILEQMRHNILIRPLLQYTGERSKEYIHIDKRD, from the coding sequence ATGGCTGACAGTGACATATCTCTAAATAGAGGTCTTCAAGGGATATATCTCGATAGAACTAATACGACTTTCATTGATGGAAAAGAAGGTGTCTTGGAGTACAGCGGCTATAATATTCATGACTTAGCTGAAAATTCTACATTTGAAGAAACTTCTTATCTTCTAATGTATGGTAATCTTCCAAACACAACTCAATTGGAAGAATTTGACAAATCTTTAAAATCATACAGGAAATTGCCTCAAAAAACTTACGATATTATTGATATTGTAAAAGATTCTCACCCCATGGATGTATTAAGAACTGCAATATCTTCTTTATCTTCATTTGATGAAGATAGGGATGATTTTTCTGAAGAAGCAACAATCAGAAAAGGAATAAAATTAACCTCTCAGGTACCTATTATAGTCATGGCTCATAATAGAATGAGAAAAGGCTTAGATCCTATTGAATCTTCGGATAATTTATCACATGCCGCCAATTTTCTTTATATGCTTCAAGGTGAAGAGCCAAGTGAGGATACTGCAAGATTGATGGATATAGATTTTGTTGTTCATGCAGACCATGGATGTAATGCATCTGCATTTACCACTAGAGTTGTCACAGGAACAAAAGCAGATTTTTATGGTTCTATCACTGCTGGAATTGCGGCTCTATCTGGGCCTTCCCATGGAGGAGCAGCTGAGGGTGTTATGGAATTAGTAAAAGATGTTGGAACCGCTGATAATGCAGAAAATCATGTTAAAAATCTCTTAGCTAGCAGAGAAAGAGTAATGGGGTTTGGCCATAGAGTTTATAAAGCAGCAGATCCCAGAGCAAAACATTTGAAAGAGGGAGTAAAGAATCTTAGTGAAGAAAAAGGCGAAACTGAATGGTACGATATATTATTAGCTGTTCAAGAAGCAATGACTCCGTATGCTAGAAGAGGAATTCATGCAAATGTAGATTTTTTTGCGGGTGCAGTTTATTATCTTTTGGGTATTCCTAAGGATCTTTTTATACCAATATTTGCAGTTGGTAGAATTCCTGGATGGACAATACAAATTCTGGAACAAATGCGCCATAACATACTTATTCGGCCTTTACTTCAATATACTGGTGAAAGATCAAAAGAGTACATACACATTGATAAAAGGGATTAG
- a CDS encoding SAM-dependent methyltransferase: MTHPLFGYLLSNLISNLIDTFDNKEIIKISEFGAGNGTLAYDIKKSLASFGYKNFSYEAFDRSITDSVEKVDRFDPKKIKKANRIIISNELFDALPHHIFEIKNKKIFEKYVEFKNNKLIEILDEPSSNCSCIINRINRLSKPIDNCVGEVFCSKNSIFQSFKSLCERAYIISIDYGLNEKDLFYNGKKKSNVSVIHNHSFYDNYFYKPGYSDITFQVDINELLNNFENINFKINYLGNQREFLFNLGIGEILGKLSSLSTANEEINYNRYAINQLIKPNGMGNYFVTIHSNFNSNFNFLDIKYNNKFLEKIPLIEEYPQRFELPGVYKKNTIIKEDWI; this comes from the coding sequence TTGACGCATCCTCTTTTTGGATATTTACTATCTAACCTGATTTCAAATCTAATTGATACTTTCGATAATAAAGAAATAATTAAGATTTCAGAATTTGGTGCAGGTAACGGAACTTTAGCATATGACATAAAAAAATCTCTTGCGTCATTTGGATATAAGAATTTTTCATATGAAGCTTTTGATCGCTCAATCACAGATTCTGTGGAAAAAGTTGATAGATTCGACCCCAAAAAAATAAAAAAAGCTAATCGAATAATAATTTCTAATGAGCTATTTGATGCATTGCCTCATCATATTTTTGAAATAAAAAACAAAAAAATCTTTGAAAAATATGTTGAGTTCAAGAATAATAAACTCATAGAAATATTAGATGAACCTTCTAGTAATTGCAGTTGCATTATTAATAGAATAAATAGATTAAGCAAACCAATAGATAATTGTGTGGGAGAAGTATTTTGTTCAAAAAATTCTATATTTCAATCATTTAAGTCCTTGTGTGAACGAGCTTATATAATATCCATAGATTATGGTTTGAATGAAAAAGATTTGTTTTATAACGGGAAAAAAAAATCTAATGTGAGTGTTATTCACAATCATAGTTTTTATGATAATTATTTTTATAAGCCAGGATACTCAGATATAACCTTTCAGGTAGATATTAATGAGTTACTAAATAACTTCGAAAATATTAATTTTAAAATTAATTATCTTGGGAATCAAAGGGAGTTTTTATTTAACTTAGGTATCGGAGAAATATTAGGGAAACTAAGTTCTTTATCAACTGCTAATGAAGAAATAAACTACAACAGATATGCAATAAATCAATTAATCAAACCAAATGGAATGGGTAATTATTTTGTTACTATTCATTCTAATTTTAATTCTAATTTTAATTTCTTAGATATAAAATATAACAATAAGTTTCTTGAAAAAATCCCATTGATTGAAGAATATCCACAAAGATTTGAATTGCCAGGTGTATATAAAAAAAATACTATTATAAAAGAAGACTGGATATAA